A window of Hymenobacter aerilatus contains these coding sequences:
- a CDS encoding putative type IX sorting system protein PorV2, with protein MMHFSRYAVLSALLFGLSLGQQAKAQSTTPKYSNEFLNIGVGGRALGMGNVQVSLASDATAGYWNPAGLTRQKSKYDAVLMHSELFSGIVKNDYAAFSMPLDEQSVIGASLVRLGVDDIADTRNLVNEYGQIDYGRITYFSIADYAMLLSYARKIGSVEGLSVGANAKIIYRNVGDYANAWGFGIDAGVQYNHAGWQLGLMARDITTTYNAWSINADKFRQTLVPGEAMPKGGPEVTLPRFILGAARLIKLPGEFTALPAVDLEMTTDGQRNTLISSSAVSIDPRAGIEIGYNNLVYLRGGVGNFQKIKSFRSTTQEDWHAQPSLGVGVALSGLRLDLALSRLAVENTGGSASQTNSVIVSLGYGFK; from the coding sequence ATGATGCACTTCTCCCGCTATGCTGTTCTTAGCGCATTATTATTCGGGTTGTCGCTGGGGCAACAGGCTAAGGCTCAGAGCACCACGCCCAAATACAGCAACGAGTTTCTGAACATTGGCGTGGGTGGCCGGGCCCTTGGGATGGGCAACGTACAGGTGAGCTTGGCTTCCGATGCCACCGCTGGCTATTGGAATCCGGCGGGCCTCACGCGGCAAAAAAGCAAGTACGACGCCGTACTGATGCACTCTGAGCTGTTTTCGGGCATCGTCAAAAACGACTACGCTGCTTTCTCCATGCCGCTCGACGAGCAGAGCGTTATCGGCGCCAGCCTTGTGCGCCTGGGGGTAGATGATATTGCCGACACGCGCAACCTAGTGAACGAGTACGGCCAGATCGACTACGGCCGCATCACCTACTTCTCCATTGCCGATTATGCCATGCTGCTGTCCTATGCCCGCAAAATTGGGAGCGTGGAGGGTTTGTCGGTAGGGGCCAATGCTAAGATCATCTACCGCAACGTGGGCGACTACGCCAATGCCTGGGGCTTTGGCATCGACGCGGGCGTGCAGTACAACCACGCCGGCTGGCAGCTGGGCCTGATGGCTCGCGACATCACGACAACCTATAATGCTTGGTCTATCAACGCCGACAAGTTCCGGCAGACGCTGGTGCCCGGCGAGGCCATGCCCAAGGGCGGCCCCGAGGTAACGCTACCCCGCTTCATTCTGGGCGCTGCCCGCCTGATTAAGCTGCCGGGTGAGTTCACAGCCCTACCCGCCGTAGACCTGGAAATGACTACCGACGGCCAGCGCAACACCCTGATTTCGTCCAGCGCCGTGAGTATTGACCCCCGTGCCGGCATCGAGATAGGGTACAACAACCTGGTGTACCTGCGCGGCGGGGTAGGCAATTTTCAGAAGATCAAGTCTTTCAGAAGCACCACGCAGGAAGACTGGCACGCCCAGCCCAGCCTGGGGGTAGGGGTGGCCCTCAGCGGCCTGCGCCTCGACCTGGCCCTCTCGCGCCTGGCCGTCGAAAACACAGGCGGCAGTGCTTCTCAAACCAACTCGGTTATTGTGTCGCTGGGCTACGGCTTCAAATAA
- a CDS encoding GIN domain-containing protein, whose amino-acid sequence MKKNISINLQGIIFHIEEDGYEVLGRYLAEVKAHFSGYRGHEEIVADIESRIAELFVSRLSPSKQIISLEDVEQMVAKMGRVRDFQAADEAEEDEETLASAVASGTAEGFYTGTTSSGTGSTSGRAYTSSTKNTTDPDTATAASDEPRRLTRDMANRKVAGVAAGLGRYFAVNPLWFRLAFVGLLLAGPALDDISWLEELGGKLSAFSVIAYVVLWIALPKRYDNVLSDEDPNFRKLYRDVDSGKIGGVSAGLAAYFRTDVVLIRVLFLAGLFAGGFAFLVYIILWILVPEAKTASDRLRMRGDAVTLSALDSNLRASEEGAVTPGNRPIGTFIEGAGRNLRPAVGFVGTLIRVAAGVLLVATGFGLLLAFTIALGVGLGVLPESQGFIHTGPFPPYLFTNSVPSWALLAFYAAGAIPVLAMFLLGLGLILRRPILSRIAGLSLLGLWLLSVVGASAAGVRISRDFQMEGEVTQTERFPTLTAATVLLDNRTTHNDGHKWVDLNLTEADSGQVLEVVKYLSARGVTEQEAIRTASTSIRYTARATDNATLILDDYFTFQPDARFRDQDLDVTLRLPQNKRYRLSKEFADRLDSENFSNNEKPESPETRTYEIIGSQLHCIECTSSDFASDDEQTTDEEGENDGVDVRINESEDGVHINTDTDENGNVKVNIDIPKAEFPTDFNSYGDGRRTYSFNDFRTIQANGAYRVLVRQGSEFKVEAAGEDRDLRDLQISTNGNELLIRHHERGFWSNWKGNRNPVLVRVTMPAIDKLELNGACQADVAGFNEARNLNVEQNGACAATLAVNATRLSLDLSGACQTTLRGQANDLVVDGSGACQVDALGLTARTANFDLSGASNAKARVQESLKVDLSGASEVKYAGNPSRISKDVSRGSSLVAIRE is encoded by the coding sequence ATGAAAAAGAACATCAGCATCAACCTTCAGGGCATCATCTTCCACATCGAGGAAGATGGATACGAAGTCCTTGGCCGCTACTTGGCCGAGGTGAAAGCCCACTTTTCTGGCTACCGCGGGCACGAGGAAATCGTAGCCGATATTGAGAGCCGCATTGCCGAGCTGTTTGTGTCGCGGCTGTCGCCTAGCAAGCAGATTATTTCGCTGGAAGACGTGGAGCAGATGGTAGCGAAGATGGGCCGTGTACGTGATTTTCAGGCCGCCGATGAGGCCGAAGAAGACGAAGAAACACTGGCTTCGGCCGTGGCCAGCGGCACTGCCGAGGGCTTCTACACGGGCACCACTAGCAGTGGCACAGGCAGCACCAGCGGCCGGGCCTATACTAGCAGCACGAAGAACACGACCGACCCCGATACCGCTACCGCCGCCTCCGACGAGCCTCGCCGCCTCACCCGCGACATGGCCAACCGCAAGGTAGCCGGCGTAGCCGCTGGTCTGGGTCGCTACTTCGCCGTCAATCCGCTGTGGTTCCGGCTGGCATTTGTGGGGCTGCTGCTCGCTGGTCCTGCTCTTGACGATATCAGCTGGTTAGAAGAGCTGGGCGGAAAACTATCGGCCTTCTCTGTGATTGCCTACGTGGTGCTCTGGATTGCCCTACCCAAGCGCTACGACAACGTACTGAGCGACGAGGACCCCAATTTCCGCAAGCTTTATCGCGACGTGGACAGCGGCAAAATCGGCGGCGTATCGGCTGGCTTAGCGGCCTACTTCCGCACCGATGTGGTGCTGATTCGGGTGCTCTTCCTGGCGGGCCTGTTCGCGGGGGGCTTTGCCTTCCTGGTCTACATCATTCTATGGATTCTGGTACCGGAGGCCAAAACGGCCTCCGACCGTCTTCGGATGCGGGGCGATGCTGTAACACTTTCGGCCTTAGATAGTAACCTGCGCGCATCGGAAGAAGGCGCTGTGACGCCCGGCAACCGCCCAATCGGGACTTTTATTGAGGGTGCTGGCCGCAATCTGCGCCCCGCCGTGGGCTTTGTAGGTACGCTGATTCGGGTGGCCGCTGGCGTGCTGCTGGTTGCAACGGGCTTTGGGTTGCTACTGGCCTTCACCATTGCGCTGGGCGTGGGCCTGGGCGTGCTGCCCGAGTCGCAGGGCTTCATCCACACCGGCCCATTCCCTCCCTACCTGTTCACCAACAGTGTGCCTTCGTGGGCGCTGTTAGCCTTCTACGCCGCCGGGGCCATTCCGGTACTGGCTATGTTTCTATTGGGCCTTGGGTTGATTTTGCGCCGGCCTATTCTAAGCCGGATTGCAGGTCTCTCGCTGCTGGGCTTGTGGCTGCTGAGCGTAGTAGGGGCTAGCGCAGCCGGCGTGCGTATCAGCCGCGACTTTCAGATGGAAGGCGAGGTGACGCAGACCGAACGTTTCCCTACCCTCACGGCCGCTACCGTTCTGCTCGACAACCGTACCACGCACAACGACGGCCACAAATGGGTGGATCTGAACCTGACAGAAGCCGACAGCGGCCAAGTACTGGAAGTGGTGAAATACCTCTCGGCACGCGGGGTTACGGAGCAGGAAGCTATTCGTACGGCCTCTACCTCCATCCGCTACACTGCCCGCGCTACCGACAACGCTACGCTGATACTGGATGATTATTTCACCTTCCAACCCGACGCCCGTTTCCGCGACCAGGACCTGGACGTGACCCTGCGCCTACCCCAAAACAAGCGCTACCGTCTGAGCAAGGAGTTTGCTGACCGCCTCGACTCTGAGAACTTCAGTAACAACGAGAAGCCCGAAAGCCCCGAAACACGTACCTACGAAATCATCGGCAGCCAGCTGCACTGCATCGAGTGCACCTCCTCGGACTTTGCTAGCGACGATGAGCAGACCACCGATGAAGAAGGTGAGAACGACGGTGTGGATGTGCGCATTAACGAGTCTGAAGACGGTGTGCACATCAATACGGATACCGATGAGAACGGGAATGTAAAAGTGAACATTGACATTCCCAAGGCAGAGTTTCCGACTGACTTCAACTCCTACGGTGACGGCCGCCGCACCTACTCCTTCAACGACTTTCGCACCATTCAAGCCAACGGCGCCTACCGGGTGCTGGTGCGCCAGGGCAGCGAGTTTAAAGTAGAAGCTGCCGGCGAGGACCGTGACCTGCGCGATTTGCAGATTTCTACCAACGGCAATGAGTTGCTGATTCGGCACCACGAGCGGGGCTTTTGGTCGAATTGGAAAGGCAACCGCAACCCCGTGCTAGTGCGCGTAACCATGCCTGCCATAGATAAGCTAGAGCTGAATGGTGCTTGCCAAGCTGATGTAGCTGGCTTCAACGAGGCCCGCAATCTAAATGTGGAGCAGAACGGTGCCTGCGCCGCTACCCTCGCCGTGAATGCAACGCGCCTGTCGCTGGATCTAAGTGGGGCTTGTCAAACTACCCTGCGCGGCCAAGCCAACGACCTAGTAGTAGATGGCTCCGGGGCCTGCCAGGTGGATGCTCTGGGCCTAACTGCCCGTACTGCCAACTTCGACTTATCGGGAGCCAGCAACGCCAAAGCCCGTGTGCAGGAAAGCCTGAAAGTGGACCTCAGCGGCGCCAGTGAGGTAAAGTATGCTGGCAACCCCAGCCGTATCTCGAAAGATGTAAGCCGCGGCTCTTCCCTGGTAGCCATCCGCGAATAA
- a CDS encoding PadR family transcriptional regulator produces MKVENTQVQMRKGILEFCILEIIARGEVYASDMLEELTQARMIVVEGTLYPLLTRLKNAALLDYTWKESTSGPPRKYYTLTPEGQEFLHQLRLTWEEVEESIRIIRSHSPTSDAA; encoded by the coding sequence ATGAAAGTAGAGAACACCCAAGTGCAGATGCGGAAGGGCATTCTGGAATTCTGCATCCTGGAAATCATTGCCCGCGGCGAGGTGTATGCCTCCGACATGCTGGAGGAGCTCACGCAAGCCCGCATGATTGTGGTGGAGGGCACCCTCTACCCGCTGCTCACCCGCCTCAAGAATGCCGCCCTTCTGGATTATACCTGGAAGGAATCGACCAGCGGACCGCCCCGCAAGTACTACACGCTCACGCCAGAAGGCCAGGAGTTTCTGCACCAGTTGCGCCTGACCTGGGAGGAAGTAGAGGAGTCCATTCGCATTATTCGCTCCCACTCCCCTACCTCTGATGCGGCCTAG